A genomic stretch from Angustibacter sp. Root456 includes:
- a CDS encoding LysM peptidoglycan-binding domain-containing protein — MLRSDLLRPAVGVTMAAGLVVVAGAGAAWLCGDVGELVADREPASLLLAAAEVAVAALLGRCGLGALLGLAAVALDPGLDAGRVALRVTPGLLRPGLSALLALGVSAAAAGPALAAGPSPQLPAAPWSAADLRVPVTHDGPTPNAAHLSTANLPSAGWVPAAEPAGRVVTSARLLTGAAARDRAPDGIVVHRGDTLWAIVARALGPRASDARIAAQWPHWYAANRAAIGPDPDLLQPGTTLHAPRVASR; from the coding sequence ATGCTCCGCAGTGACCTGCTCCGACCAGCAGTCGGCGTCACGATGGCCGCAGGGTTGGTCGTGGTGGCCGGCGCCGGCGCGGCCTGGCTGTGCGGTGACGTCGGCGAGCTGGTGGCCGACCGGGAACCCGCGAGCCTGCTGCTCGCCGCCGCCGAAGTGGCGGTGGCCGCCCTGCTCGGGCGGTGCGGCCTCGGCGCCCTCCTGGGCCTCGCCGCCGTCGCGCTCGACCCTGGGCTCGACGCCGGCCGGGTCGCTCTGCGCGTGACGCCGGGGCTGCTGCGGCCAGGGCTCTCGGCGCTGCTGGCCCTGGGCGTGAGCGCGGCGGCGGCCGGCCCGGCCCTGGCCGCCGGGCCCTCCCCTCAGCTGCCGGCCGCGCCCTGGTCGGCCGCCGACCTGCGCGTCCCGGTGACGCACGACGGGCCGACCCCGAACGCGGCGCACCTCAGCACGGCGAACCTGCCGTCGGCGGGGTGGGTGCCGGCGGCCGAGCCGGCCGGGCGCGTCGTGACATCGGCTCGCCTGCTCACCGGCGCGGCTGCGCGCGATCGCGCACCCGACGGCATCGTGGTGCACCGCGGCGACACCCTCTGGGCGATCGTGGCCCGAGCGCTCGGCCCTCGAGCCAGTGACGCGCGCATCGCCGCCCAGTGGCCGCACTGGTACGCGGCCAACCGCGCCGCCATCGGCCCTGATCCCGATCTGCTCCAGCCGGGCACCACGCTGCACGCGCCGCGGGTGGCGAGCCGATGA
- a CDS encoding Rv3235 family protein, whose product MSTVALRRAPVPDCLPPVELGQSGHRLRPADRSGVQGVLALVVPEGPLPDEEDDFGPVPTRSADLPDPVVWSRGLAQVVVEVLAGLRPASQLLRWTTTLVHEQVRKLAAQPSPEQRRTARRPVVRSVRVCEPADGVAEVSAVVCGQHRTQALALRLEGGDGRWRVTVLQAG is encoded by the coding sequence ATGAGCACGGTGGCGCTGCGTCGAGCGCCCGTCCCGGACTGCCTGCCGCCGGTCGAGCTCGGCCAGAGCGGTCACCGGCTGCGGCCGGCGGACCGTTCCGGCGTGCAGGGTGTGCTCGCACTGGTGGTGCCTGAGGGCCCGCTGCCCGACGAGGAGGACGACTTCGGCCCGGTGCCCACCCGCAGCGCCGACCTGCCCGATCCGGTCGTCTGGAGCCGTGGTCTGGCCCAGGTCGTCGTGGAGGTGCTCGCCGGACTGCGCCCCGCGAGCCAGCTGCTGCGCTGGACCACCACCCTCGTCCACGAGCAGGTACGCAAGCTCGCGGCACAGCCATCGCCTGAGCAGCGTCGCACCGCCCGCCGTCCGGTCGTGCGCAGCGTGCGCGTGTGCGAGCCGGCGGACGGCGTCGCCGAGGTCAGCGCCGTCGTCTGCGGTCAACACCGCACGCAGGCCCTCGCGCTGCGGCTCGAGGGCGGTGACGGGCGCTGGCGGGTGACTGTGCTGCAGGCCGGATGA